The following are encoded in a window of Catellicoccus marimammalium M35/04/3 genomic DNA:
- the cbpA gene encoding cyclic di-AMP binding protein CbpA produces MAEIVIPTKQLSVLDESMDLQDALKAFVYSEDDVLPVLDKTHQIFRGNIYLLDLYKHLAKDPNSTTSITQFIKNTNKYITKKDCLLQTLFQFGNLPYLAVLNEQHHFIGILRHHSFMKLLEKIWSFDHAKYVLTLDYENVDRAMYQLSKVIHRRCEVLGCMSLTNASPVGHKQLLLLLGQETTEKNLRECLRKLEKRHFKIDHLLTLP; encoded by the coding sequence ATGGCAGAGATTGTAATCCCTACCAAACAACTGAGTGTACTAGATGAAAGTATGGATTTGCAAGATGCGCTAAAAGCCTTTGTTTATTCAGAAGATGATGTTTTACCTGTTTTAGATAAAACTCATCAAATATTTCGTGGAAATATTTACTTACTGGATTTATATAAGCATTTAGCAAAAGATCCAAATTCCACTACATCCATTACTCAATTTATTAAAAACACAAACAAATATATTACAAAAAAAGACTGCTTATTACAAACTCTTTTTCAGTTTGGGAATCTTCCTTATTTAGCAGTTCTAAATGAACAACATCATTTTATTGGTATTTTGCGTCATCATTCATTTATGAAATTGTTAGAAAAAATTTGGTCTTTTGACCATGCAAAATACGTACTAACTCTTGATTATGAAAATGTGGATCGAGCTATGTATCAATTATCAAAAGTAATTCATCGTCGTTGTGAAGTGTTGGGGTGTATGTCATTAACTAATGCATCCCCTGTTGGACATAAACAATTACTTTTATTATTAGGTCAGGAGACAACTGAAAAAAACTTACGAGAATGTTTACGTAAATTAGAAAAACGACATTTTAAAATCGATCATCTTTTGACTCTTCCCTAA
- a CDS encoding ATP-dependent Clp protease ATP-binding subunit has translation MDFDQSIQEIILKASELAMKHRCEYISSLDLLRALVEVNLDVQQVFKELNINEEEFFSFLDKKQVTGEFPVDKEAVLSRISQEALFLAKQESVHYQFKETEPLFILFGFLHLTDTMVYQVLTKFAPKYGWFDAIHVQLLRRNEGNREQLLEYTPDLHPMDEDEEEFEDEFFAEPMPLETKELDQVSRNLTELARNGKLDPVIGRDEEIDRVLQILARRTKNNPLLLGDPGVGKTAIAEGIALRIANKEVPVEFQNKEIIQLDIANVVAGTRFRGDFEERMKKIMAEVEANPQIILFIDEIHMLMHAGSSEGSVDASNILKPALARGEIQILGATTFEEYQEKIEKDRAFARRFALVKLSEPTASETLTILEGLQGRYEAYHHLHFTKEALEAAVDLSDRYLTDRHFPDKAIDLLDEAAAKKRVIDRDYSFHEDQKASFDSFLEQQTEAMKKKDFVRAKELQDEMDSIKEELSSYEKDRQTKEIITKEDIAQVVSQWTGVPVTEVEQSEGQRLLHLEEELEKRVIGQKEACQVVARSIRRARSGLASSNRPIGSFLFLGPTGVGKTELAKTLARTLFGDEKQMIRIDMSEFMSKENVSRLIGSAPGYVGYESGGQLTEKVRQKPYSVLLFDEVEKAHPDVFNVMLQILDDGYVTDAKGRKVDFTNTVIIMTSNIGANEVRDQKRVGFGQSAELAQKERESIMQNALKEHFRPEFLNRIDDTIIFHNLAQKDIEAIAKLFVSDVKERVEKLGIELKVSHAVYEQLAKAGFDEEYGARPLRRVVIKEVEDRLADALLSKEFVAGDVVQFGVRQGKYYMKKK, from the coding sequence ATGGATTTTGATCAAAGTATCCAAGAAATCATTCTCAAAGCTAGTGAATTAGCGATGAAACATCGCTGTGAATACATTTCGAGCTTAGATTTACTTCGAGCCTTAGTAGAAGTAAATTTAGATGTGCAACAAGTGTTTAAAGAATTAAATATCAACGAAGAAGAATTCTTTTCTTTTTTAGATAAAAAACAAGTAACGGGAGAATTCCCAGTAGATAAAGAAGCAGTATTATCGCGAATTAGTCAAGAGGCGTTATTTTTAGCGAAACAAGAATCTGTACATTATCAATTTAAAGAAACAGAACCTTTATTTATTTTATTTGGCTTCTTACATTTAACAGATACAATGGTGTACCAAGTATTGACAAAGTTTGCACCAAAATATGGTTGGTTTGATGCGATTCATGTTCAATTGTTGCGTCGCAATGAAGGAAATCGTGAACAGCTTCTAGAATATACACCTGACCTACATCCCATGGATGAGGACGAAGAAGAGTTTGAAGATGAATTTTTTGCTGAACCAATGCCACTAGAAACAAAAGAATTAGATCAAGTTTCACGTAATTTAACCGAATTGGCTAGAAATGGAAAATTAGATCCAGTCATTGGACGCGATGAAGAAATTGACCGTGTCTTACAAATTTTAGCTCGTAGAACTAAAAATAATCCTTTATTATTAGGAGACCCTGGAGTCGGAAAAACAGCCATTGCAGAAGGGATTGCGCTACGTATTGCCAATAAAGAAGTTCCTGTAGAGTTTCAAAATAAAGAAATTATTCAATTAGATATTGCTAATGTAGTTGCTGGAACTCGCTTCCGTGGTGATTTTGAAGAACGAATGAAAAAAATCATGGCTGAAGTGGAAGCAAATCCACAAATTATTTTATTTATTGATGAAATTCATATGCTGATGCATGCTGGAAGTAGTGAAGGATCTGTCGATGCGTCTAATATTTTAAAACCAGCGTTAGCTCGTGGTGAAATCCAAATCTTAGGAGCAACGACATTTGAAGAATACCAAGAAAAAATTGAAAAAGATCGTGCGTTTGCTCGTCGTTTTGCATTAGTGAAATTATCAGAACCTACTGCTTCTGAAACGTTAACGATTTTAGAAGGATTACAAGGACGCTATGAGGCATATCACCACTTGCACTTCACAAAAGAAGCATTAGAAGCAGCTGTTGATTTATCTGATCGTTATTTAACTGATCGTCATTTTCCAGATAAAGCGATTGATTTATTGGATGAAGCGGCAGCCAAAAAACGTGTAATTGATCGTGATTATTCTTTCCATGAAGATCAAAAAGCGTCTTTTGATTCTTTCTTAGAGCAACAAACCGAAGCAATGAAGAAAAAAGACTTTGTCCGTGCTAAAGAATTGCAAGATGAAATGGATAGTATTAAGGAAGAATTATCTTCTTATGAAAAAGATCGCCAGACAAAAGAGATCATCACTAAAGAAGATATTGCTCAGGTCGTTTCGCAATGGACAGGAGTACCAGTGACAGAAGTAGAACAATCAGAAGGCCAACGGTTATTACACTTAGAAGAAGAGTTAGAAAAACGTGTCATTGGACAAAAAGAAGCATGCCAAGTAGTTGCTCGTTCGATTCGTCGAGCTCGCAGTGGTCTTGCTTCTAGCAATCGTCCAATTGGTTCTTTCTTATTCTTAGGACCAACAGGGGTTGGGAAAACAGAATTAGCTAAAACTCTCGCTCGAACTCTATTCGGGGATGAAAAACAAATGATCCGTATCGACATGAGCGAATTTATGAGTAAAGAAAATGTAAGTCGCTTAATCGGTTCAGCTCCAGGCTATGTAGGATATGAGTCAGGAGGACAATTAACAGAAAAAGTACGCCAAAAACCATATAGCGTTTTACTTTTTGATGAAGTAGAAAAAGCACACCCTGATGTTTTCAATGTGATGTTACAAATTTTAGATGATGGTTATGTGACCGATGCAAAGGGACGTAAAGTCGATTTTACAAATACGGTAATTATTATGACTTCTAATATTGGAGCAAATGAAGTTCGTGACCAAAAACGAGTAGGTTTTGGACAAAGTGCAGAACTAGCTCAAAAAGAACGTGAGTCTATTATGCAAAATGCCTTAAAAGAGCATTTCCGTCCTGAATTTTTAAACCGTATCGATGATACAATTATTTTCCATAATTTGGCTCAAAAAGATATCGAAGCCATTGCAAAACTATTTGTTTCTGATGTCAAAGAACGAGTAGAAAAATTAGGAATTGAATTAAAAGTCAGTCATGCCGTCTATGAACAATTGGCAAAAGCAGGATTCGATGAAGAATATGGTGCACGTCCATTACGTCGTGTTGTCATTAAAGAAGTAGAAGATCGCTTAGCAGATGCTTTATTGAGCAAAGAATTTGTGGCAGGAGACGTTGTTCAATTTGGCGTTCGTCAAGGAAAATATTATATGAAGAAAAAATAG
- a CDS encoding peptidase U32 family protein: protein MIQITATVESKEQAKALLEVGVDTLYAGGSVYGLRLPQSFTLEELKELVELTKEYDAKLVVPLNAIMHPEKMSHILSYMENLVEIGVEEVEVGDVGVIHLIRKNELPLKFIYNAQMIVTNARQINFWARKGAVKAVLGREVPYLEMKSLVKASTIPVEVLVYGATCIHQSLRPLVRNYENFIGVQGDTSKEANLFLAEPRKGGTHYSIYEDEHGTHIFADNDLNLMLKLKELYEIGVYDWKLDGIYTPGMDFVRIARCFVEAKEALENGQWDEAQVQQWNETIEKLHPAQRGLDEGFYNYDPDEVK from the coding sequence ATGATTCAGATTACGGCAACGGTCGAATCAAAAGAACAAGCAAAAGCGTTATTAGAAGTAGGAGTAGATACTTTATATGCAGGAGGATCTGTTTATGGATTACGTCTGCCACAATCTTTTACGCTTGAAGAATTAAAAGAATTAGTGGAATTAACAAAAGAATATGACGCAAAATTAGTTGTGCCTTTAAATGCTATTATGCACCCAGAAAAAATGAGCCATATTCTTTCTTATATGGAAAATTTAGTCGAAATTGGTGTCGAAGAAGTGGAAGTAGGAGATGTTGGTGTCATCCATTTAATCCGTAAAAATGAATTGCCATTAAAATTCATTTACAACGCACAAATGATTGTTACTAACGCTCGCCAAATTAACTTTTGGGCACGTAAAGGTGCAGTAAAAGCGGTACTTGGTCGTGAAGTGCCTTACTTAGAAATGAAATCACTAGTTAAAGCAAGTACGATTCCTGTCGAAGTATTAGTTTATGGAGCGACTTGTATTCACCAATCGTTACGTCCATTAGTACGTAACTATGAAAACTTCATTGGCGTACAAGGAGACACAAGTAAAGAAGCTAACCTTTTCTTAGCCGAACCAAGAAAAGGAGGTACGCACTATTCAATTTATGAAGATGAGCATGGTACGCATATCTTTGCCGATAATGATTTAAACTTAATGTTGAAATTAAAAGAATTATATGAAATTGGTGTTTATGATTGGAAATTAGATGGAATCTATACACCAGGTATGGACTTTGTTCGTATTGCTCGTTGTTTTGTCGAAGCTAAAGAAGCATTAGAAAATGGACAATGGGACGAAGCACAAGTTCAACAATGGAATGAAACGATTGAAAAACTTCATCCAGCACAACGTGGCTTAGATGAAGGATTTTATAATTATGATCCAGATGAGGTGAAATAA